One Prunus dulcis chromosome 7, ALMONDv2, whole genome shotgun sequence DNA segment encodes these proteins:
- the LOC117635401 gene encoding ethylene-responsive transcription factor ERF024 — protein sequence QLPTAISTMHTSNSTSSSSTTNTTTTSTTPGRHPTYRGVRRRSSGKWVSEIREPRKPNRIWLGTFPTPEMAAVAYDVAAIALKGQDAELNFPNSASSLPVPASSSSRDIQAAAASAAAAIGAAAAAMGVGNDDSHSRTEVQAQGHGTIEAADRVALSDHQFVDEDLIFDMPNVLVNMAEGMLLSPPRLDIADDDVVGADQEDDQNLWKFN from the coding sequence CAACTTCCAACCGCCATCTCCACCATGCACACATCAAACAGCACATCTTCAAGCAGTACTACTAATACTACTACTACTTCCACCACCCCGGGGCGTCACCCAACTTATCGGGGTGTGCGCCGCAGGAGCAGTGGAAAATGGGTGTCTGAAATCCGGGAGCCAAGAAAGCCTAATAGGATTTGGCTAGGCACATTTCCCACGCCGGAAATGGCTGCGGTTGCTTATGATGTTGCAGCTATTGCTCTCAAGGGTCAAGATGCCGAGCTCAACTTCCCCAACTCGGCTTCCTCGTTGCCCGTGCCTGCCTCTAGTTCCTCACGTGACATCCAGGCGGCGGCAGCCTCCGCTGCAGCTGCTATAGGGGCAGCGGCGGCAGCCATGGGAGTGGGAAATGATGATTCTCATTCAAGAACTGAGGTGCAGGCTCAGGGTCATGGAACAATTGAGGCTGCTGATAGAGTTGCGTTGAGTGATCATCAGTTTGTTGATGAGGATCTGATCTTTGACATGCCTAACGTTCTGGTGAACATGGCTGAGGGAATGCTTCTTAGCCCTCCTCGCTTGGACATagctgatgatgatgttgttggTGCTGATCAAGAAGATGATCAGAACCTATGGAAATTTAATTGA
- the LOC117633664 gene encoding fructose-bisphosphate aldolase 1, cytoplasmic isoform X2, with protein sequence MSAFRGKYAGKPFVDVLKEGGVLPGIKVDKGTVELAGTNGETTTQGLDGLAQRCQKYYEAGARFAKWRAVLKIGPNEPSQLSINENANGLARYAIICQENGLVPIVEPEILVDGPHDIEKCADVTERVLAACYKALNDHHVLLEGTLLKPNMVTPGSDAKKASPEVIAEYTVRALLRTTPAAVPAVVFLSGGQSEEEATLNLNAMNKLKGKKPWSLSFSFGRALQQSTLKAWAGKEENIGKAQAALLTRAKANSEATLGTYKGDAKLGEGAAESLHVKDYKY encoded by the exons ATGTCTGCTTTCAGGGGCAAATACGCTG GCAAGCCATTCGTTGATGTCTTGAAGGAAGGAGGTGTTCTACCTGGAATCAAGGTTGACAAGGGCACCGTTGAGCTTGCCGGAACCAATGGTGAGACCACAACCCAGGGTCTAGATGGGCTCGCCCAGCGTTGCCAAAAGTACTATGAAGCTGGTGCCAGGTTCGCAAAATGGCGTGCTGTCCTCAAGATTGGTCCCAATGAGCCATCTCAGCTGTCCATTAACGAAAACGCTAATGGCTTGGCTCGGTATGCTATCATTTGCCAGGAGAATGGCCTAGTCCCCATCGTTGAGCCAGAGATCCTGGTTGATGGACCCCATGACATCGAGAAGTGTGCTGATGTGACTGAGCGTGTTCTTGCTGCATGCTACAAGGCGCTTAATGACCACCACGTCCTCCTTGAAGGAACTCTCTTGAAGCCCAACATGGTTACTCCAGGATCTGATGCCAAGAAGGCTTCACCCGAAGTGATTGCTGAGTACACAGTCCGTGCCTTGTTGCGCACTACCCCTGCAGCTGTCCCTGCTGTGGTATTCTTGTCTGGTGGCCAGAGTGAAGAGGAGGCTACCCTCAACCTTAATGCCATGAACAAGCTCAAGGGGAAGAAGCCATGGTCTCTTTCCTTCTCATTCGGAAGGGCTCTTCAGCAGAGCACACTTAAAGCCTGGGCAGGAAAGGAGGAAAACATTGGAAAGGCACAGGCTGCTCTCCTCACAAGGGCCAAGGCCAACTCAGAGGCTACCCTCGGAACATACAAGGGTGATGCAAAGCTTGGTGAAGGTGCTGCCGAGAGTCTTCATGTTAAGGATTACAAGTACTGA
- the LOC117633663 gene encoding trihelix transcription factor PTL encodes MEMEDQYNMSDLRQLMNGGGSRAHFPSIPLQAATELFPSHRVPPLTAPPAHHHQQHHHYEQLMMMGRPQPHDHHIINPRGLHHHEFRSPDSAAGGGAAANSATVTASLSGGGGLMEAEAGGDIGGSGRWPRQETLTLLEIRSRLDFKFKEANQKGPLWDEVSRIMCEEHGYQRSGKKCREKFENLYKYYKKTKEGKAGRQDGKNYRFFRQLEALYGETTNSVVSTSLPEAHFIGNNSNNNNLRYQTTINAQANQEITTPYHHSTDQKHCDSLSLSNSSEFDTSSSEDQDNNDVSAAAMDDDSPDIKTMRKRRGGRGWKVKIKEFIDAQMRKLMEKQEEWLERLMRTLEQKERERMVREEEWRKQEVERVEKEHKFWAKERAWIEARDKALMEALHKLTGGSSSTDQAKANYSSPSPDHDHDQHHHHHHHHQTSSDHDQIVHNTSSARELLNKKRKENVNSKSSACYFQNNESCSSLYSSQGGYCAEMNDHEQGGNNDGSNNSPCGNANVGNAVQDNCFPFLMSEGENLWENYGLKLSKGSQNQ; translated from the exons ATGGAAATGGAGGACCAGTACAACATGTCAGACCTCCGGCAGCTCATGAACGGAGGAGGAAGTAGGGCCCACTTTCCCTCCATCCCCTTACAAGCCGCCACGGAGCTCTTCCCGAGCCACCGAGTTCCGCCTCTCACGGCTCCACCAGCCCATCATCATCAGCAGCACCATCACTATGAGCAGCTGATGATGATGGGCCGTCCTCAGCCGCATGATCATCATATCATCAACCCTCGTGGGCTCCACCATCACGAGTTCCGCTCTCCAGATTCTGCTGCTGGAGGCGGTGCTGCTGCTAATAGTGCCACTGTTACTGCTTCTCtcagtggtggtggtgggttaATGGAGGCCGAGGCTGGCGGCGATATTGGAGGGTCGGGAAGATGGCCGAGGCAGGAGACTCTCACACTTCTAGAGATCCGATCCCGGCTTGATTTTAAGTTCAAAGAGGCCAACCAAAAGGGTCCCCTCTGGGATGAGGTCTCTAG GATCATGTGTGAGGAACATGGGTATCAAAGAAGTGGGAAAAAATGTAgagagaaatttgaaaatttgtaCAAGTATTACAAGAAGACAAAGGAAGGAAAGGCTGGAAGACAAGATGGTAAGAATTATCGCTTCTTTCGACAGCTTGAAGCTCTCTATGGAGAAACCACCAATTCCGTAGTATCAACTTCACTCCCAGAAGCCCATTTCATTGGTAATAACAGTAATAACAACAATCTTCGTTACCAAACAACGATCAACGCTCAAGCCAATCAAGAGATCACTACTCCCTATCATCACTCAACTGATCAAAAGCACTGTGACAGCCTAAGCCTCTCAAATTCCTCCGAGTTCGACACCTCCTCGTCGGAAGATCAGGACAACAATGATGTCAGCGCGGCCGCGATGGATGATGACTCTCCGGACATCAAGACtatgaggaagagaagaggtgGGAGGGGATGGAAGGTGAAGATAAAAGAGTTCATTGATGCACAAATGAGGAAGCTGATGGAGAAACAAGAGGAGTGGCTGGAGAGGTTGATGAGAACTCTTGAGCAaaaggagagggagaggatGGTGAGAGAGGAGGAGTGGAGAAAGCAAGAAGTGGAGAGGGTTGAAAAAGAGCACAAGTTTTGGGCCAAAGAGAGGGCTTGGATTGAAGCAAGGGACAAGGCTTTGATGGAGGCATTGCACAAGCTAACAGGAGGATCATCATCAACAGATCAAGCAAAGGCTAACTATAGTTCTCCATCACctgatcatgatcatgatcagcatcatcatcatcatcatcatcatcagacTAGTTCTGATCATGATCAAATTGTTCATAACACTAGTAGTGCAAGGGAGTTGTTGAATAAGAAGCGCAAGGAGAATGTGAATTCAAAAAGCTCAGCTTGTTACTTTCAGAACAATGAGTCTTGTTCCTCATTGTATAGTAGTCAAGGAGGGTATTGTGCTGAAATGAATGACCATGAGCAAGGTGGTAATAATGATGGGTCTAATAATTCTCCTTGTGGCAATGCAAATGTGGGAAATGCAGTGCAGGATAATTGTTTTCCCTTCTTGATGAGTGAAGGAGAGAACTTGTGGGAAAACTATGGACTGAAGCTCAGcaagggaagccaaaaccAGTGA
- the LOC117633664 gene encoding fructose-bisphosphate aldolase 1, cytoplasmic isoform X1, with translation MSAFRGKYADELIANAAYIGTPGKGILAADESTGTIGKRFASINVENVESNRRALRELLFTAPDVLQYLSGVILFEETLYQKTASGKPFVDVLKEGGVLPGIKVDKGTVELAGTNGETTTQGLDGLAQRCQKYYEAGARFAKWRAVLKIGPNEPSQLSINENANGLARYAIICQENGLVPIVEPEILVDGPHDIEKCADVTERVLAACYKALNDHHVLLEGTLLKPNMVTPGSDAKKASPEVIAEYTVRALLRTTPAAVPAVVFLSGGQSEEEATLNLNAMNKLKGKKPWSLSFSFGRALQQSTLKAWAGKEENIGKAQAALLTRAKANSEATLGTYKGDAKLGEGAAESLHVKDYKY, from the exons ATGTCTGCTTTCAGGGGCAAATACGCTG ATGAGCTCATTGCCAATGCTGCCTACATTGGCACCCCTGGAAAGGGTATTCTTGCTGCTGATGAGTCAACAGGAACAATCGGCAAACGTTTTGCCAGCATCAATGTTGAGAATGTTGAATCAAACAGGCGTGCTCTTCGTGAGCTCCTCTTCACCGCCCCTGATGTGCTCCAATACCTCAGTGGAGTGATTCTCTTTGAAGAAACTCTCTACCAGAAGACAGCCTCGG GCAAGCCATTCGTTGATGTCTTGAAGGAAGGAGGTGTTCTACCTGGAATCAAGGTTGACAAGGGCACCGTTGAGCTTGCCGGAACCAATGGTGAGACCACAACCCAGGGTCTAGATGGGCTCGCCCAGCGTTGCCAAAAGTACTATGAAGCTGGTGCCAGGTTCGCAAAATGGCGTGCTGTCCTCAAGATTGGTCCCAATGAGCCATCTCAGCTGTCCATTAACGAAAACGCTAATGGCTTGGCTCGGTATGCTATCATTTGCCAGGAGAATGGCCTAGTCCCCATCGTTGAGCCAGAGATCCTGGTTGATGGACCCCATGACATCGAGAAGTGTGCTGATGTGACTGAGCGTGTTCTTGCTGCATGCTACAAGGCGCTTAATGACCACCACGTCCTCCTTGAAGGAACTCTCTTGAAGCCCAACATGGTTACTCCAGGATCTGATGCCAAGAAGGCTTCACCCGAAGTGATTGCTGAGTACACAGTCCGTGCCTTGTTGCGCACTACCCCTGCAGCTGTCCCTGCTGTGGTATTCTTGTCTGGTGGCCAGAGTGAAGAGGAGGCTACCCTCAACCTTAATGCCATGAACAAGCTCAAGGGGAAGAAGCCATGGTCTCTTTCCTTCTCATTCGGAAGGGCTCTTCAGCAGAGCACACTTAAAGCCTGGGCAGGAAAGGAGGAAAACATTGGAAAGGCACAGGCTGCTCTCCTCACAAGGGCCAAGGCCAACTCAGAGGCTACCCTCGGAACATACAAGGGTGATGCAAAGCTTGGTGAAGGTGCTGCCGAGAGTCTTCATGTTAAGGATTACAAGTACTGA